A segment of the Myxococcus guangdongensis genome:
GATGGACTGGCCCTGGTCGACGCCGTGGACCGGTGGACCTACGTCGTCTGGGCGCTCGTGTTCGCCGGCACGGTGGCGCTCGTGCATGCCTGGGTCTTCCAGGTGGCGGGGCGGCGCTTCGCCCGCGTCGCCGCGGTGGTGATGGCGCTGCATCCGGGCACCCTCGCCTTCGCGACCCTGCTCGACAGCACCGCCGCCAGCGCCCTCGCCTTCCTGTGGTTCTGCTTCGAGCTGTGGCGCTTCCCTCGAGAGGACGGCTCCATCGCCCGGCTCGCGGCCGCGTCGCTCGTCCTGTTCTTCCTGCGCTCCATCTTCCAGTGGCCGTTCTTCCCACTGGTGGCCGTGTGCCTCGCGCTGCGCGGGGCCTCGGCTCGGAGCGTGGGTCGCTATCTCGTCGTCGTCACGCTCTTCGCGGGCCCCTACGTCGCCAAGCAGCTCGCGCTGTTCAACACGTCCATGACGTCCAGCTTCGACGGGCTCAACTTCTGTCGGGCCATTGGGATGGGCGAGCCCGACCTCGGCTCGGTGCGGCTGCCCGACAACGTGCTGCCCAGGTCCCTGCCGCCACCGTCCAGCGCGGCGGTGCTGCGCACGGACGAGAAGCTCGGGGGTTACTACAACTACAACCACCTGGATGCCCTGCGGTACTCGGTGGGTCTGAAGTACGTGTGTCGTCGCGCCCTCCTCGAACGCCCCCTCTCCGCGACGCTCGCTTCGTTCGCGCAGAACGCGGTGATGTACGGCGCGCCGTCCAGCCGCTACCAGCCCAACGTCCTGGTGGACCGGCTGCCGTGGCGTGAGCCGCTCGACTTCGTCTTCTCGTCGCCCGTGCTCTGGGTGCTGGTGTTGCTCGCGGGCGCGCGGGCCGTGCGCGCGCTGAAGCGCCGTGTGGACTGGCTCCAGGTGGCGGGGCTGGTGTTGCCGGTGCTCTTCGTCGTCTCGGTGAGCGTGCTCTTCGAGAAGGGCGAGAACATGCGGTTCAAGTACTTCATCGAGCCGGTGCTCCTCGTGTTCTTCTGCGCGCAGGCCGCGCGACTCACCGCGAGAGCCCCTGCCCGGTCGCCAACAGACGCGGTGCCCGCCGGGCCCGGTGACGGTTCCGTGGCGAGCTGACGTCAGCGGGCGTCTGCTAGGCTTGGCTCCGCATGAAGGACCTGGATGCCATCCTCCGCGCTCGCGCGCGCTCCCGTGGGCCCTGGGTGCTGGCCACGGTGGTCGCCGTGTCGGGTTCATCGTACCGCAAGCCCGGCGCCCGGATGTTGATGGGCGAGGACGGATGGCTCGCGGGAGGTGTGAGCGGCGGGTGTCTGGAGGCGGACATCGTCCGCAAGGCGTTCTTCTGGACGAGCACCGGTCCGCGCGTGCTCCGGTACGACTCCACGGGTGAGGGCATCGAGGACGAGGGGAGCCTGTCCTTCGCGCTCGGCTGCAATGGCGTCGTGGATGTGTTGCTGGAGCGCTGCGAGTCCGGCCCGGCCGACGCGCTGGTGTTCGCGGACGAGGCCCGGAACCAGGGACGTCGCGCCGTCGTCGCCACCGTGTACCAGGGGCCCGCGCAGGCCGTGGGGACTCGGTGGATGGTGCGCGACGATGGCGTGGAGGCGGGCCACATTCCAGGCGCACTGGGTGAGGCCGTCCGCGAGGCGGCTCGCGAGGCGATGGAGCAGGGCCGCACGTGGAGCGGACCGTGCGGAGGCGCGGACGTGCTGGTGGAGGTGGTGGAGCCTCCCCACGAGCTGGTGCTCTTCGGCAGTGGGTTCGACGTCGCGCCCGTGGTGACGCAGGCCGCGAGCCTGGGCTGGCGTGTCACGGTGGTCGCGGACCGGCCCACGCAGACGCTGCGACGGAGATTCCCTCTCGCGCATACGGTGGTCTCGGTGAAGGCGAGTGAGGCGGCGACGTCCGTTGCGCTGTCACCTCGTGCGTTGGTGGTGTTGATGACGCACAGCCTGCCGCAGGACCAGGAGCTGCTCGCCGGGCTTCTCCCTCGGCCACTGCGCTATCTGGGCGTGTTGGGTCCACGCTCCCGCACGGAGAGGTTGCTCGCGGGGCTCGCCACCGCGCCGAGCGCGATGATGCTGGAGAAGCTGCATGCTCCGGTGGGGCTGGACCTCGGCGCGGAGGGCGCGGAGGAGATCGCCCTGTCCGTCGTCGCCGAGTTGCAGGCCGTGGTGTCCGAACGAGACGGCGGCAAGCTGCGCGAGCGCCGCGCGCCCATCCACACGGTGGCGCCGCCTCCCGTACGGAAGCTCGCGTGAGGACCGAACGTGCGCTGGGTTCCAGGAAAGCACGGCATCGCTGGGCACTCCCGCGGAGGCGCTCGTGAAGACCGCGCGCGACCTGCGACGAGCACGAGCGGCGAGCGCCACCCCGTCGTCGAGTTCTCCTGCGGAAGCTGGCGTGAGGACCGAGCGTGACCTGAGCCCCAGGAACGCACGACGTGGCACGGCATCGCCAGGTTCTCCTGAGGAGGCTCGCGTGAGAACCGCGCGCGGTCTGCGACGAGCGCGCGTGGCGAGCTCCACGCTGTCGTCGTCGAGTGCTCCCGCGGAGGCCCGGCCACGGCCCCCGCGCGAAATGGGGCGGGTGTGAACGAGCCACGCTCGCTCGGAAGCAAGTCCGGAGCTGAAACGCGGGTGGGCGTGGTGTTGCTCGCGGCGGGAGGCTCGTCGCGGCTCGGGCATCCCAAGCAGCTCGTCGTCCACGAGGGCAAGACGCTCATCCGACGCGCCGCGGAAGCGGCCCTGTCCCTCGGCGAAGGTCCCGTGCTCGTGGTCCTCGGCGCCCATCGGGACACCATCGTCTCCGAGCTCGTCGACCTCCCCTTGCGAGTCATCGAGCATCCCGAGTGGGCCCTCGGCCCCGGCGGCTCACTGACAACAGGCCTCTCGGCGATGCTCTCGGTGGCGCCATCAGATGCCCCCGACGTGGGCGCAGTGCTCTTCATGCTCTGTGACCAGGTCCGCGTCACCTCCGCACACCTCCGAGCCCTCGTGGACACCTGGCGGACCACAGGGGCGTCCATCGTGGCCTCCGGATACGACGGCACGCACGGCGTCCCCGCGCTGTTCTCCCGCGCCGTGTTCCCGGAACTGGAAGCCCTGACCGCAGCCCAGGGCGCACGCGGAGTGATTGCCCGCGAGCCGACCCGCGTCGCCACCGTGCCACTGCCTGGAGGCGGCGAGGACGTGGACACCCCCCTGGACCTGGCCCGGCTGAACCCTCGCCGGCCCGCGTAACCCCACTGACTCTCGATGACTCGAACAACCCGGTGGCGACTCGGACCTCCATGGCCGGATTGCCCGCGTAACCGGTATGGAGCGCATCCGGGCCCTGTAACCGGTATGAAGCCCGACCGGCGCATGTAACCGGTATGAGCCCGGAACACCGCCGCTCGGCCCGTCCCGCACTGTCAGTCGCCCCGCATCCCTCCTATGCTGAGGCACGCGCGGTCGCGTCAGGCGTTCCCAGGTCGGGGGATTCTCATGGAGTCTCAGCAGCCCACCCTCATCCAGAAGGAGCAGGAGTCCCCTGACACGACAGGCGCGGATGAGCGCGAGTCCTCGTGGAGCACCGGCGAGGTCCTCGTCATCGGCGGCATCGGACTCCTGGTCGCCATCGCCGCCGTCGGCCTCTTCATCGGCGTGGCCAAGTGGCTCCTCAAGTACAGCCTGCTGGCCCTCGGCCTCTACGTCCTCTTCGCCCTGACGCGGCGCTGGCTGCGCGGCTCGAAACAGACCGCGCCATCGGTGCTCGAACAGCACGCCGCACCCCAGAAGACCCGGGCCGAGCAGCGCCAGGAGATCGACCCCGAGCAGGCCCTGGCCCGCTTCAAGGCCGAGCACATGTCAGAGGCCCCGCCTCCCGCGCGGCCCCACCGCAAGCCGTGAGCAACCCCCTCCCCCACCCGGCCAGGACCCGCTCACGTCCAGGCCGCGCGTCATGAAGCGCCATTCGCGCTGGCACCTCGGCTGGGTGCTGATGTTCATCGCGGCCGCGCTGCTCGTGCTCTTCCCGCGCGCCATCGACGCACTCAAGTCCCTGGAGCAGCTGCCCGCTGCCCCACTCCGTGCGGGCTCACTGCTCGTCTCGCGTCCCGGCCGCGTCTCGGAGAACTTCGACGAAACCGTGGTGCTGCTCCTCGACGCGGGCGCCCAGCGCAGGACGTGGGGCGTGGTGCTCAATCGCGTGCGAAACCGTCAGGGTGAGCTGCTTCCGCAGGGCGTGGACCGCTGGGGCGGCCCGGTGAACCCCGCACTGCACATCACCCTCACGCTGCGCCGCCCGGCCCCCGAGGGAGCTCAGGCCGTCCTCGACGGCATCACCTGGTACGAAGGACGCCGCGAGGCGCACCTGCCCATCGGTGACTCCCTCACCTTCGAGGGCGTCTCCGCCTGGGCTCCCGGACAGCTCGAGGAGGAGGTGGCCCGAGGCGCCTGGTGGGTCCTCGAGGGCCAGCCCGCCGACGTGTTCACCGCGCCGGGCTCGCTCTGGGAGGAGCACGCCGTCCGCCACCTCTGAGTCCACGGGCCCAGCAGCACGTCGCAGGGAGCACATGGGCTCCCTGCCCCCATCCATCCGTCGGGTTTCCGACAACGCCGCGATGGCGCGGGGCCGCCACGCCTGTGGAAGCGCCTGGGCAATGACTACCTCCCCAGGACCCCACGTCTTCCCGGCGGACTCCCCATGCGACGACCCTCTGCTCCCCGCTCTTCTCACGCCCTTCGTGGGCTCGTGCTCGCCGTGGCGTTCACCTGCGCCTCCGCGAGCGCCCAGTCCACGCCGACTCCGCTGGAAGACAACCAGCGCATCACCGAGGGCTACATCGACATCGCCTACGAGCTGGGCGCGGTGCTGGACCCGGCCCTGCAACGCGGTGGCGCAAGCGCCGTGCGCCCCACGTGGTTCACCTTCGCGCCCAATGCCTCGCGCACCGGTGGCGAGGGGATGCTCGGCACCGCCATCGCCAGGCGCATCATCGCCGCCGCGCGCGGACAGCCCTCGCTGTCGGTGCTCCACGCGCTCCAGCGCGTGGGGCTCGACCTCCAGCTGCTCGCCACGCCGGAGAAGCTGGGCCTGGAGCTGGTGCTGCGCGGCGTGCCCACCGACGCGGCGGCCTCGCTCGGCGCGCTCATCACCTCGCTCAACACCGCGGCGCTCCTGGACCTGCGCACGCTGAGCATCACCTCCGCGCGCCTCGCCGCGCTCTACCAGTCCTCGCCGGGGTTCTGGCCCCTCGACAAGGCGGAGAACCTGGTGCTGACGCTGGAGCGCACCCTGCACGAGGGCAACCTCGCCATCTTCTCGGACATCGGCGGCTCGGGGCAGCTGTACCTGGCGTGGCGCCGGAGCGCCGTCGGCGCGGTGACACCCGCGCGCGTGCTCGCGGAGTTCACGCTGGTGGACGCGGTGCCCTCCCAGGCCGTGCAGGCCTACGACTACGCGCTGGCGCACGCGTTCGACACGCCGCGCCCCTACCAGTTCGACCAGCTCTTCCCCGGCATGCACTACAAGAGCCTGCTGGTCGCGGCCTTCGCCCTCTACGAGCAGGCCCGCCTGTCGACGAGCCCCGCCACCCGTGACGCGCTCGTGGCCATGGCCAACAACTACATCGCCTGGCGCGAGCAGCACGACATGGCGCAGCCCGTCTTCTCGCCCGCATCGCCCCGCACGGACGAGGTGTCCCGCGTCGCGCTGCTCCGGGCCCTCACCCCGCTGCTGCGCACCGAGTTCGGCACCGTCGTCTGGAACTACGCCGACTATGCGAACAGCCAGCCGGACCGCGACGGCAACCCGTTGACGTCGCCGCCCACCGAGTACAATTGGGCCGACTTCTGGGACCGCTGGAACGGCATCCTCTACGCCTTCGACCAGGCGTACCTGGACCCCACGGGAACGTGGGTCATGCCTGAACCCATCGTGGACCCGACCGCGCCGCCGGGCGGGTCCTGAGTCGCATGTCCCGCCCTCGAGGCGGAGCCGGCCTGTGGAGGGGTCGAGGTCGGGGCTGGTGGATGTCCCGACGTGCGGACGCCGCGCCGCAGCGTGATTCCCCGGGCGGAGCGGATGACTTGACGCATTTGGAGGGCCAGGGGACGGTTCAGGTCTACATGAGCCCCTCGCAGACCGCCGTGTCCAGCCCCTCCACGGACACCCCTGTCATCCCCACGGGAGCCATGCCCGCCGCGCCCGCCGACGAAGCCGGGCTGTCCTCCGAGGCGCGCCTGTGCGTGCTGCGGGAGATGATGAGCGAGGCGTTCCTCTGCCTGGATGCCCAGGGGCGCATCCGCGAGGTGAACGGCCGCGCCGCCGCGCTGCTCGGCGTGCCTGCGGAGGAGCTGTGCGGTCAGGAGCCGTGGACGGCCGAGCCGGCGCTCGCGGGCACCGTG
Coding sequences within it:
- a CDS encoding XdhC family protein, yielding MKDLDAILRARARSRGPWVLATVVAVSGSSYRKPGARMLMGEDGWLAGGVSGGCLEADIVRKAFFWTSTGPRVLRYDSTGEGIEDEGSLSFALGCNGVVDVLLERCESGPADALVFADEARNQGRRAVVATVYQGPAQAVGTRWMVRDDGVEAGHIPGALGEAVREAAREAMEQGRTWSGPCGGADVLVEVVEPPHELVLFGSGFDVAPVVTQAASLGWRVTVVADRPTQTLRRRFPLAHTVVSVKASEAATSVALSPRALVVLMTHSLPQDQELLAGLLPRPLRYLGVLGPRSRTERLLAGLATAPSAMMLEKLHAPVGLDLGAEGAEEIALSVVAELQAVVSERDGGKLRERRAPIHTVAPPPVRKLA
- a CDS encoding nucleotidyltransferase family protein, encoding MNEPRSLGSKSGAETRVGVVLLAAGGSSRLGHPKQLVVHEGKTLIRRAAEAALSLGEGPVLVVLGAHRDTIVSELVDLPLRVIEHPEWALGPGGSLTTGLSAMLSVAPSDAPDVGAVLFMLCDQVRVTSAHLRALVDTWRTTGASIVASGYDGTHGVPALFSRAVFPELEALTAAQGARGVIAREPTRVATVPLPGGGEDVDTPLDLARLNPRRPA
- a CDS encoding YqgE/AlgH family protein produces the protein MKRHSRWHLGWVLMFIAAALLVLFPRAIDALKSLEQLPAAPLRAGSLLVSRPGRVSENFDETVVLLLDAGAQRRTWGVVLNRVRNRQGELLPQGVDRWGGPVNPALHITLTLRRPAPEGAQAVLDGITWYEGRREAHLPIGDSLTFEGVSAWAPGQLEEEVARGAWWVLEGQPADVFTAPGSLWEEHAVRHL